In a single window of the Podospora pseudocomata strain CBS 415.72m chromosome 2 map unlocalized CBS415.72m_2, whole genome shotgun sequence genome:
- a CDS encoding uncharacterized protein (EggNog:ENOG503P12J; COG:S), translating to MAGHFSTIFSSTSSFGYANIDVPIQDLAATQAEDNLYIDPILSATTQRFLNDTHSKTYFTSMGVSVVPPPTQQRFASPMSSHEPSSASGSAPSPGAETESYYEHPTTPPEVPSVFSPTPGQFDDFSSTHDAIIRFTGSGMMPSYGAWTDGGMNSLYNDNDMDYSQGMFFEPSYTSTQCDMSTNQNTVGSDFTRLASPAEDMPMIKEEIQASTSYSSPLKRELDHDSDSSSEESSLPPTPKRHSDSGSEDEHRPAKKTKLNNNNHPAPIIQQQRIPTQVWHPQPQQQQQQPPKQQRLSKPSPRRINPLAPSSVSFKCPDCNRTDFPDRTDFDAHVKKQHTRPFTCVFHFAGCEATFAAKNEWKRHVITQHLLLDYWLCTEGVCAKTNNGGCRLPNGTIFNRKDLYTQHLKRMHMPAGAKKLCAGRANKGGVLTPGEKEEMAGWEGRLRELQERGKRERCKLPEVMRCPVKGCKVGEFRGPEAWDQRMEHVAKHLEGAALGREGQVWGEEDGSLVEWARSREVGIIERGGRGGRWELKKVLERQGGGGNGQVRGGQGQKGRGVREEIVVSGRGEEEDAEGDVDAEGEEE from the exons ATGGCTGGCCACTTCTCAACCATCTTCAGCAGCACTTCGAGCTTTGGATATGCGAACATCGACGTTCCTATCCAAGACTTGGCTGCGACACAGGCTGAGGATAACCTTTACATCGACCCTatcctctccgccaccacTCAGCGGTTCCTGAACGACACCCACTCCAAAACATACTTTACGAGCATGGGCGTTTCCGTTGTTCCACCACCGACGCAACAACGATTCGCCAGTCCCATGTCTTCCCACGAGCCGTCCTCCGCCTCGGGCAGCGCCCCGAGCCCCGGTGCTGAGACTGAATCTTACTACGAGCATCCCACGACGCCCCCTGAGGTCCCATCTGTCTTCTCACCCACGCCAGGGCAGTTTGACGACTTCTCGAGCACTCACGACGCCATTATCAGGTTCACGGGCTCGGGCATGATGCCGAGCTACGGGGCCTGGACTGACGGCGGCATGAACTCGCTCtacaacgacaacgacatgGACTACAGCCAGGGCATGTTCTTTGAGCCGAGCTACACATCCACCCAGTGCGACATGAGCACCAACCAAAACACCGTCGGCTCCGACTTTACTCGTCTTGCCAGTCCGGCCGAGGACATGCCCAtgatcaaggaggagatccAGGCTTCTACTTCTTACTCTTCTCCCCTTAAGCGGGAGCTCGACCACGACAGCGACTCCTCTTCCGAGGAgtcttccctccccccaacccccaaacgccaCTCCGACTCTGGCTCTGAAGACGAGCACCGCCCTGCCAAGAAAACcaaactcaacaacaacaaccatcccgctcccatcatccaacaacaacgcatCCCAACCCAAGTCTGGCACCCCCagcctcaacaacaacaacaacaaccgcccaagcagcagcggctctccaaaccctccccacGCCGGATCAACCCCTTGGCTCCCTCCTCGGTATCCTTCAAATGCCCCGACTGCAACCGAACCGACTTTCCCGACCGCACCGACTTTGACGCCCacgtcaagaagcagcaCACCCGCCCCTTCACTTGCGTGTTCCACTTTGCCGGCTGCGAAGCGACCTTTGCGGCCAAGAACGAATGGAAGCGTCACGTCATCACGCAGCACCTGCTGCTGGACTACTGGCTCTGCACAGAGGGTGTGTGCGCCAAGACGAACAATGGCGGTTGTCGTCTGCCGAATGGGACGATTTTCAATCGCAAGGATTTGTACACCCAGCACCTGAAGAGGATGCACATGCCTGCTGGGGCGAAGAAACTTTGTGCTGGGAGGGCGAATaaagggggggtgttgacgccgggggagaaggaggagatggccgggtgggaggggaggttgagggagctgcaggagagggggaaaagggagagGTGTAAGCTGCCTGAGGTTATGAGGTGTCCTGTCAAGGGGTGTAAGGTGGGGGAGTTTAGGGGCCCGGAGGCGTGGGATCAGAGGATGGAGCATGTGGCTAAGCATCTGGAGGGGGCggcgttggggagggaggggcag gtttggggggaggaggatgggagctTGGTTGAGTGGGCTAGGAGTAGGGAGGTGGGGATTATTGAAcgggggggacggggggggaggtgggagttgaagaaggtgttggagaggCAGGGGGGTGGCGGGAACGGGCAGGTTAGGGGGGGACAGGGAcaaaaagggaggggggtgagggaggagattgtggttagtgggaggggggaggaggaggatgcggagggggatgttgatgctgagggggaggaggagtaa